TCTCTGAGAACCTTTTAGTCTGGCCCATATCTCATTCACTAACATGAGGGAGTCAGGGTTTATAACTTGGCAATTTAGacactttgacttcacttttgggtcATCATGTCAATCTTTACAGTGTGAAACAATGGCCAGGATTTCATTGTGGTATAGAAACCTTTTGCTGATCTATTATTTGAAAGTCtataatgcaaaaatattaacttttttcgtcttctcttttgctctccatcAGTGAACCTAGTGCAAGATGACGGAAGAGGTGATTGTCATCGCCAAGTTTGACTACATGGCCCAGCAGGACCAGGAGTTGGACATCAAGAAAAACGAGCGCCTGTGGCTCCTCGATGACTCCAAGTCCTGGTGGAGGGTTCGAAATGCCACCAACAAAACAGGCTTTGTGCCGTCCAACTacgtggagagaaaaaacagtgCCAGGAAAGCGTCGATTGTCAAGAACCTCAAAGATACACtcggtaaaaaaaaatctgttatggCTTCCTCAGTTCTACTTGTCGATAGTTCAATAATCATAGGCCAGAAACCATGTTCATGTTTACTCTCTCCTAAGTCCTTGTTTATTTTGATATTAGAAACTCAAACAATTCCAGTTGACACACAGGTATTTGCTCTATATCTAGGCCAACTTTACTTTATGTTTCATGCACATGAACCAAAATAATACCGTGTCACAGAGCTCTGTTTCATCTGCTCTACTTTCGGTTGTTTTGACCACATAGTTGTGGTATTTCAATGCACTGTACTGGAAGATGGTCTCAGGCTGATGTCTGATTGGTTGAAACACTGTAAGCCCCTTTTTTTCACAGTGCACTCAAAGTGAAGACTTAGTGTGTGACAGGAGTGTTTACAGTTTAGTGTTTCAAGTCAGTGGACAGAACATTTGCTCAGGTAAGACAGTCACATACTTTCTggatttaaactttaaatacacattagaTTTTAGTTTAGCAACTTGTGGCATTTACAAAAACGAGCATATCTGTTTAGTGTCAGCAAATCTAAATATCTCCACTCTCTGTTTGTGGGTAAGAGGATTTCATCCTGCTCATTATATCATGACTGGAATTGTTGCGGCACAGGTGTCATCTCCCCTGTCAACACAACAGTAATATTTCTGGGCACTGCCATTTGCCAAGGGCTTTGTAATGCCAGGAGCGAGCCACACGTAACTGTGTATGTAAGCCAAGGTTACCGTTTGTCCGAGTGCGATTCTTCTTGATGAAAGACTCGTGATAATTTGGGACAATCTCTCTGACCACTGGCGTCCATCCAGACAGCTTGGTGTTCGATTTGCCTGTGACTTCTTAGTTTGATAACTTCTCTCATGTATTTGAATAAAAGATGAGGATCTTGCATGACGTTGTTGTCCGAAACAAGGGCAGGACGGAATAGCAATGTTTGCTTTTATGCTTGAGCCATGTTTGTTTGGCTCAAATACTCATTAGATGAGGTTAAAGGTTGCTCAACATTTGCCACCGTGGAGACTTGAGGCAGAATATAAAAAGGCTGGATGATATTGACAGTTGATTGTATTGACCTTTTTCACAAAGGGTGTGTTCTGGTTGTGATATGAATGCAGTACTTCTAGTTATTGTCGTTTTGTTGTAGTTTACAACGTAGAAGACGTATTAACttcactgcagagatcacatgattttctttaccACACTTCGGTGTCGGCTCGTATCTCCACAAACTCTCCtaacatcttcgtctgtgtcttctatgtgtgcgccaccgttttttttttttgtgtctgtcacatgttgtCAACACCCCActtgctcgtggtgaatccagcgggggatcccctgttgtgttctcacatcgacaTTTCCtagatttctacagactttatactaggaggccaggcggagaaagagcccctcactctgacatttgcgttcacacatgcacctcctccggagatTGTGACACACAAAGAATGACCTGCCAGAAAGTCGTGGGCCCCACGGTGGCTTTTCCCTTCAGGGTAATGTTTACCAGAAGTGTTTCTTGAATTTATAACTGTATCACATAGACGCAGTGTTTACAAAACACTTATCTGTTGGACACGGGATATGAGTCTTCCTGTTAGCTGgaagtgtgtgttaatgttgcGGTGACATTCAGGCTGTGCTGTGTGTAGAAACACCCCGATGAAAAAGAACCGGAAGAGGTCTCTTGATGGTTTTAATAGAGGGCTAATTAGGGTTTTCCACTTTGTCTCTCTGATAAAACGGACTTTGATTTACAACACTTTTGATATTTATCACTTGACTCAAGCACATACATAATTTAACGTCAAGTCTGTTTTCTATTAAAGGCTTGTTTACGCTGCTTGTACATATGGAAAGATGCGTCCGTTTGAAATGAAGTAACCGTCACAGCTAACATTGGCATGGGTGTTAAACAATATGTCCACTAATGGGCAGCACCGAGTCGAGAGTTTCCGACGACAACAAACGTTCAGATGGTGGAGGGGGTTGTGATAATGTATCTGTTAGCAGGTCAAAGCGGCTGTTTGTCTCTCTACTTTCTTACCAACTCGCAAAGTCTTAACTCTAAAAGTTCTGCCGCTCATGGTTTCTGGCGGTACTGCTCTGTTTAATCTCTTTTGTCTGTATTCGCATAAGCAGAGTATGGACAAAAggctctgtctgtgtccatATCCATACGTTAGTTGTAgcatgtattcatgtgtgtgtgtttggggttgTGTTAGGAGCATGTGTGGTCATGCACTACTGCCATGAGCCGCCCACTACCTTCCCACCTGTCACTCTATCCATTGATCAAAAAACCTCAGGTGAACAGCTGcatgaatgacacacacataaaaacccACTGGCTCAGGTCTCACTCACTAACACACAACCAATAAAACGCACACTAATGTAAAACATTGGTTTGGCGAACGTGAACCTTGTTAAACACTAATGAAATCATAGAGCGCTTGTAAATACTTCACCTTCATGTCTTGGTGTTTATGATTTATAAGTAGATTGAGGAGATTTTTAACGGGGAGATTatgggtgtttgtgtttttcttgtacATGTATGTaggagaggagtgagagcaGTGGCCTGATGAtcacactgacatgttttatgtgggaggaaaaaaatgtatccctcttcccttttctttttttttaaacaaggctGTTGCTGGGTGTGGAATGGTGTCATCGTTAGAAAGAATGTGTGAGGGTATGATCTGTCTGCAGATGgttgtgttttgctgtgtgtgtgtgatggtgcgTCTCCGTGTTTGACGACTCGTGTTCCCCGGGTTTGTTGTAAAGTTGAGTGTGTCTCTACAAACAACTGCAGTCATGTGACGCTGAGCACTCACTGACTCACTCAGCCTTTGCAACAGATCCTTTTTTTCCGTTCCTTCTCTTCTCAAGAAACCGGCACTCTTTCCAACTATCAACTTGACGCTTACTTCTGTTAAAATCCCCGTTTCTATCTTCTTTcgctccttttctttctctcttttctctcaagTCTAAGCTTTaactcccccctcctcctcccttcttctttccctctccaTGAGGCCTCTGTACTCTGCCTTCGAGAGCTGGACTGGAGGCCTCTCTATCCCGCTCTCTCATTGGCTTAGCGTGACCACATGGTCAAGGGAGTGGGTTGCCCCGCTCCGTTGTCCGCCCAGCTCTCTGGGTGTTCCAATGGAATAACTCTACAGCTGCAGTGGGAAGAGAGCAGGGGCCgggaaagacacagagagagggagagagcagcgAAGCCCAAAATGGACATGGCTAACCTATTCAAACATTTCTTTCGTGAGTTTTTCATCTTTCCTCGTCTTCTGTAGTGACTTGAAGttctggtttgtgtgttgtttttaaaatggtgGAAAGAGCTTTCGTGTGAAGTTAGAGCGgctcttttctccctctgctgtgCTGGAGCAGtgtggggtgttttttttttatcttccttctctgattttctttttgctttggTCGTTGGTTAGTTTCAGTTCAGGTTAGCCAAATGATGTGTCATATACACAGCAGGCGGAAACTTGAGTTTTGTACCAACATGTTGTGCTGGCAGAGACAGGGAGCGGGTGTCTTAACAGCTTTTGaggctgtgtctgtgtgagcggCTGCAAAGACTGGGTGGATATGCTTTTGAAAAGCCTTCTGCTGAGCAGAAGCCTGTAATTGACTCAGCaaacctcctctgtctctttcttttacacacacacacacacacacacacacacacacacacacacacacacacacacacacacacatagtaatCCCACTTCATTTTTTTCTAGCATTTGTCCTAGTGAGTGGGCTGCAACTCAGAGGATTACTTTATCATACTTGAAGACCCCGTCTCCACCCTGTTTAGGAATATCTCAAGTCTTAGCCAAAGTCTGTTTTCCTTTATTCTACCCTCAGGGCGATCTCGCTCACTCTGGGAGGGTCGCCACCCCCCTTACACCacacaccacctccaccaccgccAGTCATGAGCTACAGTTGAAGGGACACGGGGTGCTCATGTAGAACACTGTAGTCATTGTGCTGTGAGGAGGAAGGGGTCTCTGCTGATTGATGGGACCTGGGCTCCCATCTTCTGCACCTCGCTTGGTTATCAGAGGAATGTCACTACCCCGGCAGCTCTGTGGGCCGCGGATACTTTACAGTCACGCCGCCACACTTTTTCAAAAAGCCCTGGCGCACACCCATGCTGTAATCTCACCTTGTAACTGTTGAgtgttatgtcctgcctctgtctgtcttccctgtgtgtgtgtgtgtgtgtgtgtgtgtgtgtgtgtgtgtgtgtgtgtgtgtgtgtgtgtgtgtgtgtgtgtgtgtgtgtgtgtgtgtgtgtgtgtgtgtgtgtgtgtgtgtgtgtgtgtgtgtgtgtgtgtgtgtgtgtggatccaCCGACTGGCCTGTTTGCAGTCTAGAGGATCCAGAGATTGACAAGAACACAGAGATGAGCTTACAAACTTTTCGCTTGTGTAAACTGAGCGCCACTAGTCTCCTATCTCTCGCTCTcccttttcccctccctctgttATCCTGTTTCTCAGCATCCCCAGTGAGCGGAAACTCTAATTTGAGCCACATTTCTCCCGAGCTGTGGAGGAGTGCAGgccagagaggaagtgagaagtCGGGAGGAAGTTGAATCATTGTGCGGGGGTCCGTCAGTTGGACCTTCTGGCAGTCTCTGTCCCTCGCTCAATCTTTTTCAactcccttcttctctccaaACCAATGCTCAATGTTCCCTGACCAGAAAGGCAAAAAGACATAATCATAATGAGGACAGTTGTCAACACCATTTAGGCCtaagatgttgtttttctaaatcTGTCCACTCATCTTTGTTTAAAGTGTCTTCTGCCGTTACGAAGTGCTCAAGAGGAAGTGAGCAGTGGTCTGGGCTTGTTGAAGTGTAGCCAGCCATAGAAACAGTTACACTACTGCTCTACTTGTCTATTCAACTAAATGGTCTGTGGGCTGCACACAAttctttttcattattgattaatgtaGAGATTATTTACTCTATGAATAGATGGAACCGTTCAGTCAACATAATGATGGCAAATATCAACAAATCATTGCAATGTCCCAGAGTTACAGGGTCACATctaaaatgtttcttcttctatctGTCCTCATTATAAAGCTTCTATCGTGCGTCTGGCCGGCTTTgtaattttgtttatttgtttctgattGGTTAGATCCTGATGTGAATTATTTCCTCCTATTGTGACTGTTTTGATTTCAGAATAGTTCAAATGTGCTTTaatgtttaaacatttatttatataagaattttgaatgaaatgaaaaattgttGTGGAGGAAAACATGTTGATATTCCTTAAAGTTAAGTCTGATTTTGGTTCTTAAATTAAGTGTCAATTGTGTTGGTATCTCTAACTGTAacttatatatgtttatatatactTTATGGGTATGTTCTTCATTACTGCAGAATGaaaagttataaaaacaaaGCTCTAGAAATCTTAAGGTATATAACCAAGGTGTCAACTTAGAGAATCACGACCATATTCACTTTTGCATTGACACATTTTGCTTTAAATGTAGGTCAACAGATTAGAGGTTAAGAAAAAAAGTGGGtcaaaagtgaaatgaaattacCGTTATTACAAAGACACTTTTAttcctttgaatttgtgaagcTGGACTTTGGCAGTGAGCTAATCATCCCACTGCTGCTACAGTGAGGCACAGGTACACATGCATCAATACCCTGATAAACCTGTTTGCTTTACAACCAGGATAGTTTCTACTGACTCCATCACAGAGACTGATGGCTGATGACTCAGATAAAGCAAGTTAGGTTCTGTCTGTTTCCTGCACAGCGACATCAGTCAGCCCTGTTAGCAGCTTGATTGAAGCTTTAGTGTTAAGAGGAGGCCTCAACCCATCCCCACTGAAGAGTATATCACCTACCTCACTAGTGTGTAGGTTCCCTTTAGTGTGCGTGACTCACTCTGACGGGATGTGGTGTCATTATGTTTAATGTGCAAGTCTCATTCGAGACCCTTTGAGGCTACACGAGTGACGGCGTGATTGTGTGACGTATTATGCTCATAATTGAGATGACTTGTTTATGATAGTGACGTGTTGTTTGGCTGTAAAATGttgaggtttttctttgttAGCTAGCAACTGCCGCTGAACATGTTCCAgtgatctgttcaagtagggggATGTTCAGGCACTGTCAGACAGCCTGACGCGGGGTGTTGTCGTCCACAAAGGAAGGGCCCTGGAATGGAGGGAAGCCGAGGGGTCGAGAGGGCCCTGGCAGACAATGGACGGCCAGCCAGCGTGAGGAGGCCAgagtaaaagggaaaaaaaacagttccTCTGTCACTTGTAGCTGAACAAACTCCTAgaactttcttcttctcctcctcctcctcctgcgccTCATCTGTaatcaaagttgtttttttttttttctcggaGGGGTTAAATATGTATGTCTTAAGGTCTTCATCATTGTTCGCCGTGATTAACTGCTATCAGAAGCGACACGATTTCCTCCTCAGGAAATACACAGGAAAAAGCATGTGACGTAGAAAGAGAGCAAATTTCCAGTGAACAGTACTTTTGAATGTCTCTTCCTGTCTCGTAGCTCTTACAGCTGAGATGCGGCATGCTTCGTGTTTTTCAGAGGAAGCACTAAGCTGCCACATCTGCATATGCTCATGTAAACCTCATGGTTGTATTTAGGCTGAACTTCAGGTGGATGGAGCACATGTGGGACGGCGACTGTGCTTCCCTCAGCcagggaggagatgagggagCTTTTGGGGGTGGGGGCTTAATGGTGTGTATTTTTAGGTCCTCTATCCGCTACGATTACTTCCCTTCTCCTGacactgtatttgtgcacagAATTAGCTCAATCTACAAGAGATTTACTTCTCAATTGGTGTTTAATCCACATCTGCTTGTCCTCAAACCGTTGTGTTGTGGTAAAGGTGGCTTGTCTGGACAGCACCGTAAGATGGAGACTGCCTCAGTCCTCATATCAATCAGTGATGTCTCCGTCACAACAGCTTTGTCCTGTCTGAGGTGCTCTGACTACTCATTGTCAAAGTGCTTTAAGTCAGAAGCAGGCTATTTTTGGTGAGATCAATTTTACATGTATCCAGCTCTCTATACATGTCTCTAAATTAAGTGGTATTTCTTTAGGTTTGAAAATACTTGTATGATCTTCAGCTGTGTTGAAAAGCTCAGGTTGCATTACAGCCATACAACACTGATGTCTGTCCACACGAGCGTTTCGGCTCCGTTTCAGATTGAATCCCCATCCATACTAACCCTTGTAAAAATGCATATTacatgaccactcacgtacactggaTATGCGCGCGCCGGTGTGAACAGGAATTGCTTGAATGAAAGCTTGTCGTCTgcacatgtaagcagttgtatctTTGTATAGTGCAGAACTACCGTCAGCTGGTAAATACAACAGAGTCAGCAATTGATGATCCATGTTGCATTCTACTACACTGGTATCTGaggctaatgctggttgttttcttctggaagatAAGTCTTTCATGTGATAAAAGTCTGACAAGTCAGCAAAGGCTACGTCATGACtaaaaaagacccaatcagcaagcagttgtgagtgtctacatcattgtttctaaatgttttcacagttttcaaactaaaataagtCCAGCTTCATTTCAGAAATGAGGAGCTCTAAGAGTTGTGCTGACGCCAAGAGCATCTGTAGCGGAGTAGAACGTAGaaatatggatgtagcctcagtctTTCCAGATTTCCTCCGCCAACGagatgttttcattgccgtttgttGGATTGTTCATTTGTCTGCCTTTCACTGGAATTACTTAAAATGACTCAACCGGGACGGATCTGGATAAACAGGCAGACAAGGGAATTATtttcaactttctttaacatgatgAGATAGGGCCTTGGTGGATGTGTGTGACCTTCAAGTTTAATATTGGTTTTGTCATTGTACACACATCACCGGTGCACTGCTCCACTTATGCCAGAAGTCTagtcaaacacacagtgtcCTGTCAATACGTGAAAGCTACTGGACATGTATCatagaggtcagcagcatgtttaAGGATCCAAAGGTTGCTCCCTAAGTTCAGCATCACTGAACTCTCAAATCTGGCACAAAGCCTTGGCACGGTATCAAGGAATCACTTTACCGTCAGTTGAACAGAATGCAGCTGTGTCCAGTAACAAACAGTGGCCCCACTCCAAGCTTGTCTTTGGTGTGACAGCACGGTGAGATAAGAGCCACTGCTGAGTCGTAAAAGAAAGCACCAACTCACCGTTCTTCTGCTCGGCCACACAAGTGAATTCTCAGCAATTAACCCACAACAGCCTGACTGATGGGCCCTCAGAGAAGCCGATGCCCTCAATAACAAGCCCTTATCTTCTCTTGCTGTCATCTGCCTAAAGCTGCGCAGGCAAATCCCAATTTCCCTTTATTACCTTTGGCTTAGATCGAGCATCTAGTCAAATGCAGCGGTTACGGACTCTGTGCTTTTTTAATGTAAAGCTTTCGTGTGACTGGAACAGGAAGCAGCAAATACAATTGTGAACAGGGGATGCTGATAAGAGCAGAGTTACCTGCTCAGCATGATAAGATACAAACTGTTGTCTCCGTTTTCAGCTGTAGATGGAATAAACTTAAATTCTGCAGGGTTGACCTCTAACCTTAAGCTAACTAGGTCATTTTCTACTGTACACGAGACACATCCTGGGGGCTTGCACGTGTAGTTTTTCCTCCAACATGCACATGtcatgttttatcttttgtCGATCTAGAGACGGTTTGAGTAATTTTTGTATCATTTGAGGCAAAAAGAAACTTCACAACCAGGTTTTGTGAGTTTCTGACTGtatctttttaatttgtaatgcaaaatatgtaaatttacagatgttttttctcATATCGTTTTCCAGTTCTCCCTTTAAGGCGGTGTTAAGGTTGCACAGAGGCATAACTAGACCCACAGACATGAGCTCCTAACACCCTGTCTGCACTCTGTAGTTATGTACAGTGCTGTGACTAATAACAGGGTCTACCTGGAAGCAATTTGACGTTGGACACAAGCACAACCATGAAATTTGTCTGCGCTCCCTGAGTCACGGACACGTTTCAGTTACAATTTATCTGCGGCGAAACAGATCCAGTGTGGCGTTGTGACACATTAGTCATATTCCacgacagaaaacaaacactcacacacactctcatcaTCCTCCCTGCACTGTCCTGAGGACTACACCCTGCCTCTGTGTATAATTTCACCCTGctgactttttaaattattcGACTTAAAAGCCTTGCAAACGTAATCATAAACAGAACCACTGCtttgctctgctcactgtctgGTATCAGTGTCTGACTTGTACCAGCTTCACTCTGGTTTGCCTGCATCATCAGTGAGACCAGAGGCTTGTGGTGATAACAGTAATGTTATATTAGTTTTGCAAGATCTAGCAAAATGCTTGACTGTTGCTTGCAGTCACAGAGGGGTCTAACAAAATCTAATGTAAAGAGATTATGTATAAGGTTTTAATACTTTTAGGATAATCATTATATTTTCGTTTAAACCTACTTCCGTTGTGCGTTCTTTTTATGAGAAATATTTTTGTGGAATGCAAAGTTTGTAATATATCTGTCATATTTGACATaggtcttaaatttcattcattatcatCTTAAgaagtcttaaatttaacttgtgtaaacctgcagaaaccctggtTGCTTGTTTCCACAGGAGAAAGTAATGTGTAGATATTTCAGGCTGTGAGTAGTAGAGCTGTTCTCAAGGCGTGATCTCACCACTGCGTCCACTCCTCTGGTAGCCACACATTTGTTTCACACAACTGTTTGCATGCCAAGCTCCCAAGTTGAAATTCTTGACCAGTTAAGACGATGACCACAGGCTCCGTAATGCAGGGAAAAGGCCAGAGGGCCTGGTAATACCCCTTCAGCTTAGAGCTGGTGCCACTGAGTGCACGTCCTCCAATCTACATAGAAGCTGACTTGAGAGCTAGAAAGAGCGATGGTAGAAACATGACGGAGGTCTGTGTCCAGCTGCAGTGCGAGTTCGGCCGCAGGTTTCAGGGCGGCCGAGGTGATTAGTGCAATGTGATTAGCTGCAATCAAATGTGACTGCAGCTTTTTGCCTGCAGAGTTCAAGGCAAGTGTAGCTGGTAATTAATTTCAATAGTGAATAAAGTTTCTTAGTTTCCACAGGATTTATTGTAGCCCTGTGCCAAAACAAGTTTTCATCCCACTCAATTTTTTTCAACCATTACTTTTGTGTTTCCTCTACAGCCAGGCCTAATCCCCAAGAATGTATTTGGATGTGGAATGTGGGGGGTTAGGGCACTGTAATGTGGAAAGGGAAGGATATTTATCCCTGCTTACCCACCCTGCCGCCCTCTACAAACCCTAATGCTTATTATCGCTGCCTGCTATTTGTCAGggcttttttctcctcctcccttaaCTTTGTggtggtttttgtttttctgttgaaaCTTGTTGCACATCAACGGGAGGAGGGGGGGTATCAAAACTGAATTCtgatggtttgttttgttggaaAATTACGAAATTTACACAAATTACCCAGAGGCCCATCTGTGTGCCAATTTAAAATGTTGGCTGCTTTTTAGTCTGACCTTATTCACCGGACGCTATTTCAGTCAAGATTCTCTAAACCCTGACACATTTCCTTGATTCTTGTTTTGTGTAGGAATTGGGAAGGTGAAGAGCAGAAAAGGAGGGATGAGGGACACGGCGTCCAACGCTGACACAGACATGTATGCCGATAATGGCGAGCGGCTCTACGACCTCAACCTGCCTGCCCTGGTCAAGTTCAGCTACACGGCTGAGCGCGAGGACGAGCTGTCTCTTGTGAAGGGCACACGGGTGATAGTGATGGAGAAGTGCAGCGACGGGTGGTGGCGCGGCAGCTACAATGGACGTTCGGGTTGGTTTCCGTCCAACTACGTGACGGAGGACATGGATGGGACAGCGGGGGGAGGGGGAATGGGTGACCCGGTGGGATCGCTAACAGAGAAGCTGGCGGCCGTGGTGAACAGCACCACAAACGGGAACAGGGTGCTGCACACGGTCCAGGCGCTCTACCCCTTCAGCTCAGAAAACGACGAGGAGCTGAACTTTGAGAAGGGCGAGGTGATGGAGGTCGTGGAGAAGCCGGAGAACGACCCCGAGTGGTGGAAGTGCCGCAAAGCGGACGGACAGCTCGGCTTGGTGCCTAAGAACTACGTCACCGTGCTGGACTCCGCCTCCCATAAACCCGCAGCGGGGCTCGCCGGGCCGCCCACACCTGACTGTGACTACATCTCGCCTTCAGGCACCGGGCGCTTCGCAGGGAAGGAGTGGTACTACGGAAAGGTGACGCGCCATCAGGCGGAGGTGGCGCTCAACCAGAGGGGGTCGGAGGGAGACTTCCTCATCCGAGACAGCGAGTCATCGGTCAGTAGCCGCTGATTTCTTCTGCCGCTTGTTGCTGCTTTGAAACTGTCTGAACACGGATAATAATCgtgttcttctgttttcttttcacagccAAACGACTTCTCCATCTCCCTGAAGGCGCAGAGCAAGAACAAGCATTTCAAAGTGCAGCTGAAGGAAACCCTTTACTGCATCGGACAGCGCAAGTTCAACTCTATGGAGGAGCTTGTTGAACACTACAAAAAAGCCCCCATCTTCACCAGTGAGCAGGGAGACAAACTGTACCTGGTCAAGGCCTTGGCAGCCTCCTGATCCCtctgtgctgcacacacacactcacacagacacacacctccacacattAACTGCAtccatacagtatatatatatatatatatacgtacaGATACTCACAGCAgaacacacactaacatttaaACTCCAAGCCTGAGGACTTA
This portion of the Hippoglossus stenolepis isolate QCI-W04-F060 chromosome 19, HSTE1.2, whole genome shotgun sequence genome encodes:
- the nck1b gene encoding cytoplasmic protein NCK1 isoform X1, yielding MTEEVIVIAKFDYMAQQDQELDIKKNERLWLLDDSKSWWRVRNATNKTGFVPSNYVERKNSARKASIVKNLKDTLGIGKVKSRKGGMRDTASNADTDMYADNGERLYDLNLPALVKFSYTAEREDELSLVKGTRVIVMEKCSDGWWRGSYNGRSGWFPSNYVTEDMDGTAGGGGMGDPVGSLTEKLAAVVNSTTNGNRVLHTVQALYPFSSENDEELNFEKGEVMEVVEKPENDPEWWKCRKADGQLGLVPKNYVTVLDSASHKPAAGLAGPPTPDCDYISPSGTGRFAGKEWYYGKVTRHQAEVALNQRGSEGDFLIRDSESSPNDFSISLKAQSKNKHFKVQLKETLYCIGQRKFNSMEELVEHYKKAPIFTSEQGDKLYLVKALAAS
- the nck1b gene encoding cytoplasmic protein NCK1 isoform X2, which codes for MVKGVGCPAPLSAQLSGCSNGITLQLQWEESRGRERHRERERAAKPKMDMANLFKHFFRIGKVKSRKGGMRDTASNADTDMYADNGERLYDLNLPALVKFSYTAEREDELSLVKGTRVIVMEKCSDGWWRGSYNGRSGWFPSNYVTEDMDGTAGGGGMGDPVGSLTEKLAAVVNSTTNGNRVLHTVQALYPFSSENDEELNFEKGEVMEVVEKPENDPEWWKCRKADGQLGLVPKNYVTVLDSASHKPAAGLAGPPTPDCDYISPSGTGRFAGKEWYYGKVTRHQAEVALNQRGSEGDFLIRDSESSPNDFSISLKAQSKNKHFKVQLKETLYCIGQRKFNSMEELVEHYKKAPIFTSEQGDKLYLVKALAAS